One Nostoc punctiforme PCC 73102 DNA window includes the following coding sequences:
- a CDS encoding glycosyltransferase produces MTKTDPQKASSSWVWTLFIISAFVFVSTVFISGWTSTGPTFFPTYEVNPTITRLLPTVLQVPSIDWELSFPIVAVLLICVCLRFIRSTNSSRFVMKLILLFLATRYFTWRTVVTLNFSHPASIVFSLTIYILEVISFFSCCLYTLQTIWSTSKLRSAEANQYSQAVLSTQYLPSVDVLVPTYNEPDYIVRRTVIGCQAMEYLNKTIYILDDTRRPHIKELAEELGCEYITRPDNTHAKAGNLNNALKYIGGELIVPIDADFVPFKNFLTRTVGFFQNPETSLVQTPQYFYNPDYHARNLGLENFLPNDLEHFYGLQQSNRDVGNSVICCGSSYVVRRSCLDAIGGYYTRCCVEDFQTSLRMLTHGFRLIFLNEVLSTGESTRTYTDYIDQRLRWLQGNFQVYFCGDDIPIWSKLNWIQKSYSISQLIYCFQSVFRAVFILAPLCSAYLGISPFIATLPEILYYFMPFWLLHIAIYGWASNYRVSYFWNEVYETIFCFPALKRLSLIIRNPFAKASRATRKGVKADRKNYNFNHTLPLIILLALSGLIIGLHLFGVQLGVWLTLDESSGVLIFWLFYNVLFMGVAILSAIDQPIRRTMDRFPLKTTCKITAKDQVFLGYTQNLSESGARVVLITSDVALNTSIVEVTFVEYGFSIQAEIVRFFVKKDKFGIALQFIQLETEQQRKLVEVLYTEMTWWKQRKKPGNLDSFLAMIASTIQARSLLNWYD; encoded by the coding sequence ATGACGAAAACTGATCCTCAAAAAGCCTCTTCTTCATGGGTCTGGACACTATTTATCATCAGTGCCTTTGTATTTGTATCAACAGTATTTATTAGTGGTTGGACAAGCACAGGGCCGACGTTTTTTCCAACCTATGAAGTCAACCCAACAATTACTCGATTATTGCCAACTGTATTACAGGTACCATCCATTGATTGGGAGCTATCATTTCCTATTGTTGCTGTTCTTCTAATTTGTGTTTGTCTCCGATTTATTCGATCTACAAATAGTAGCCGCTTTGTCATGAAATTAATCCTATTATTTCTGGCAACACGTTACTTTACCTGGCGAACAGTTGTCACCTTAAATTTTTCCCATCCAGCTAGTATAGTTTTTTCTTTAACAATTTACATTTTAGAGGTAATTTCCTTTTTTTCTTGCTGCTTATATACACTGCAAACTATTTGGTCAACCTCAAAATTACGAAGTGCAGAGGCGAATCAATATTCTCAAGCTGTTCTTTCCACCCAATATCTTCCCTCGGTTGATGTGCTGGTTCCTACTTATAATGAGCCAGACTATATTGTTCGCCGAACTGTTATCGGCTGTCAGGCAATGGAGTATCTCAACAAAACTATTTATATTTTGGATGATACTCGCCGCCCTCATATTAAAGAGCTGGCAGAGGAATTGGGATGTGAATACATCACTCGCCCAGATAATACCCATGCAAAGGCTGGTAACTTAAATAATGCGTTGAAGTATATTGGCGGTGAATTGATTGTACCTATCGATGCAGATTTTGTGCCATTCAAAAACTTTTTGACTCGAACAGTTGGCTTTTTTCAAAATCCAGAAACTTCTCTTGTTCAGACTCCACAATACTTTTACAATCCGGACTATCATGCTCGTAATTTAGGGTTAGAAAATTTTCTACCCAATGATTTAGAGCATTTCTATGGGTTACAGCAATCAAACCGAGATGTGGGCAATAGTGTGATTTGCTGTGGTAGTTCCTATGTTGTTCGACGAAGTTGTCTCGATGCAATTGGAGGTTATTACACTCGATGCTGCGTTGAAGACTTTCAAACATCTTTACGAATGTTGACGCACGGTTTTCGACTGATTTTTCTCAATGAAGTTCTTAGTACAGGAGAATCAACTCGAACCTATACAGATTATATCGATCAGCGACTTCGCTGGTTACAAGGAAATTTTCAGGTTTACTTTTGCGGTGATGATATTCCGATTTGGTCGAAACTTAACTGGATTCAAAAAAGCTACAGCATATCGCAGCTTATTTATTGCTTTCAATCAGTGTTTCGAGCTGTTTTTATATTGGCACCTCTGTGCAGTGCCTACCTTGGAATTTCACCCTTTATTGCAACCCTGCCTGAAATTCTCTACTACTTCATGCCATTCTGGTTGTTGCATATTGCAATTTATGGTTGGGCATCAAATTACCGAGTTTCTTACTTTTGGAACGAAGTATACGAAACAATCTTTTGTTTTCCAGCACTCAAACGATTGAGTCTCATTATCCGCAATCCTTTTGCAAAAGCAAGTCGGGCTACTCGTAAAGGGGTCAAGGCAGATCGAAAGAATTACAATTTCAATCATACATTGCCACTGATTATTCTTTTAGCATTGTCGGGATTGATTATTGGATTGCATCTTTTTGGGGTACAACTTGGAGTTTGGTTAACTTTGGATGAAAGTTCAGGTGTATTAATATTCTGGCTTTTTTACAATGTTCTATTTATGGGAGTAGCTATTCTATCGGCTATCGACCAACCAATTCGGCGGACAATGGATCGTTTCCCTTTAAAAACAACTTGTAAGATTACAGCCAAAGATCAAGTTTTTTTGGGTTACACTCAAAACCTTTCTGAAAGTGGAGCCAGAGTTGTATTGATTACGTCAGATGTCGCCCTCAATACATCGATTGTCGAGGTTACATTTGTGGAGTATGGCTTTTCCATACAGGCGGAGATTGTGCGTTTTTTCGTCAAGAAGGATAAGTTCGGGATTGCTTTGCAATTTATCCAGCTTGAAACTGAACAACAGCGTAAATTGGTTGAGGTGCTGTATACCGAAATGACTTGGTGGAAACAGCGCAAGAAGCCTGGAAATTTAGACTCTTTCCTGGCAATGATAGCCTCCACCATTCAAGCAAGATCGCTTCTCAATTGGTATGACTGA
- a CDS encoding endo-1,4-beta-xylanase, giving the protein MNQSSIFTERLTPLSFMQANQLRLSEQIDRTRTGNMVIQVVNSQQQPVSGVEVKLEQVAHEFEFGTALSTQMFAQGANPNDQAQYFNLSRQLFNGTVHENALKWYATEEQQGHVNYVDADRILSWSETHSLPLRGHALFWEVEKWNQPWLKSLSKQELRLAVERRATEICDRYRGRIREYDVLNEMLHGDFFRQRLGEDIVKTMFERCHAADPNAVLYVNDYDILNGRRLDDYVQQIRSLLAQGVPIGGIGIQAHILREKITPAQIQHSLDTLAQFNLPIKITEFSTLANTEQEQAKILLNLYQIAFAHPMVKGILMWGFCQKAHWVPQAAIFDRNFQPKLAAKVYEELVFQQWWTRASGITNQNGQFSTRAFFGQYQVTVKGQNWSQTRSFSFQSQINQSRVLTLVVS; this is encoded by the coding sequence GTGAACCAGAGTTCAATTTTCACAGAAAGACTCACTCCTTTATCCTTTATGCAAGCCAATCAACTCAGATTGTCAGAGCAAATTGATCGAACTCGTACAGGAAATATGGTTATCCAGGTTGTTAATTCTCAGCAGCAGCCAGTCTCCGGTGTCGAAGTTAAACTTGAGCAGGTTGCTCATGAATTTGAGTTTGGTACAGCGCTCAGTACTCAAATGTTTGCTCAAGGCGCTAATCCTAACGATCAAGCTCAGTATTTTAATCTTTCTAGGCAACTTTTCAATGGCACTGTGCATGAAAATGCTCTCAAGTGGTATGCAACTGAAGAACAACAGGGACACGTCAATTATGTAGATGCGGATCGAATTTTAAGCTGGAGTGAAACCCATTCTCTACCATTACGCGGACATGCACTTTTTTGGGAGGTGGAGAAATGGAACCAGCCTTGGTTGAAATCTCTTTCCAAGCAAGAACTGCGACTTGCTGTTGAACGGCGAGCAACAGAAATTTGCGATCGCTATCGAGGGCGAATTCGTGAATATGATGTTTTAAATGAGATGCTACATGGTGATTTTTTTAGGCAGCGCTTAGGTGAAGATATTGTCAAAACAATGTTCGAGCGATGCCATGCTGCCGATCCGAATGCAGTACTATATGTTAATGATTACGACATCCTGAATGGTAGAAGATTGGATGACTATGTTCAACAGATTCGTTCATTACTGGCGCAAGGAGTCCCAATTGGAGGGATTGGGATTCAGGCACACATTTTAAGAGAAAAAATCACACCAGCACAGATCCAACACAGTCTAGATACGTTAGCACAATTCAATTTACCAATTAAGATCACAGAATTTTCTACACTTGCAAATACTGAGCAGGAACAAGCAAAAATTCTGCTTAATCTGTATCAAATCGCTTTTGCCCACCCAATGGTTAAGGGAATTCTCATGTGGGGATTCTGCCAGAAGGCCCATTGGGTACCTCAAGCAGCTATTTTTGACAGAAACTTCCAACCAAAACTGGCTGCAAAAGTCTATGAAGAGCTAGTTTTCCAGCAATGGTGGACTCGAGCGAGTGGGATCACCAATCAGAATGGTCAATTCTCAACCCGTGCTTTCTTTGGACAGTACCAGGTAACGGTAAAAGGGCAAAACTGGAGTCAAACTCGCTCATTCTCATTTCAATCCCAAATAAATCAATCTAGAGTTTTGACATTAGTTGTCTCATGA